The Catellatospora citrea DNA segment CTGGCCCGCCACGAGGCGGAGTGCCTGGCCGAGGTCGAGCGCTGGATGGTGCGCGGGCTGCCGGTGACCGCCCCCGTGCTGGCCCGGATCTGGGCCGACGAGGCCTGGCGGGCGGCCCTGCGCGACCTGGTCGTGGTGCCGTACGGCGAGCACGGGCCGGACCTCGGGCGGGCCGGGTTCCTGCGCGACGTCGACGCGGCGCGCGGCGCGGGCGTGGTCGGGCTCGACGGCGAGTCGGCGTGGCTCGGCCCCGGCCCGTACGCCGTCCCGCACCCCGTGCTGCTCGACGACATCGGCGAGCTGCGCGAGTTCGCGGCCGAGCTGGACGTGCGGCAGGGCGTGGCACAGCTGTTCCGGGAGGCGTACCGCCGCCCCGCAGGGCGCGCCGAGCAGGCCGCCCAGCTGCACGGCTACGCCGGAGCGCACTACGCGCAGCTGCGGCACGCGACGTCGCGCGCGATCACGCTCGGCTACGCGGTGCGTGGCGGCGTCGCCCGCTGCCGGATCGTCGAGCACGGCCGGGCGATCGACGCCGTCGTCTGGCTCGGCGACGGCGACCCGGGCTACGAGACCCGGCTCGGCCACCTCCAGTTCGTCGACCCGGCCGGCCGGGACGTGGCCGGGGCTCAGGTCGGGCCCATCACCTGGTCGGAGGGCGTGCGCCTGGCCGCCGCCCTGCACGCCGGCCGCACCGGGACCAGCGAGTGAGGGAGCAGGCGATGACTTCGACGGCCCACTCGTCCACCGTGGACGGGCTGCTCGACGCGGGTGCGGTGCTCGCCGGCCCCGGACCGGACGATCCGGCCGTGGCGGTGGTGAGCGGCCGGGCGTACGCC contains these protein-coding regions:
- a CDS encoding DUF4132 domain-containing protein; this encodes MNGETEPGWLPAGAGYQVALHGGRVVARNASGVRLKGLPAALKDDPAVLDLRQLREWLARHEAECLAEVERWMVRGLPVTAPVLARIWADEAWRAALRDLVVVPYGEHGPDLGRAGFLRDVDAARGAGVVGLDGESAWLGPGPYAVPHPVLLDDIGELREFAAELDVRQGVAQLFREAYRRPAGRAEQAAQLHGYAGAHYAQLRHATSRAITLGYAVRGGVARCRIVEHGRAIDAVVWLGDGDPGYETRLGHLQFVDPAGRDVAGAQVGPITWSEGVRLAAALHAGRTGTSE